A window from Salminus brasiliensis chromosome 7, fSalBra1.hap2, whole genome shotgun sequence encodes these proteins:
- the gng12b gene encoding guanine nucleotide-binding protein G(I)/G(S)/G(O) subunit gamma-12 has protein sequence MSSKSSNNIAQARRIVQQLRIEANIERIKVSKASADLMHYCGEHAKYDPLLMGIPASENPFKDKKPCTIL, from the exons ATGTCGTCGAAGAGTTCAAATAACATAGCGCAGGCACGGAGAATCGTACAGCAGCTACGGATAGAGGCCAACATTGAGAGGATAAAG gTGTCTAAAGCCTCTGCGGACCTCATGCATTACTGTGGCGAGCATGCCAAGTACGATCCACTCCTGATGGGGATTCCAGCCTCAGAAAACCCATTTAAGGACAAGAAGCCCTGCACTATATTGTAG